In Gossypium arboreum isolate Shixiya-1 chromosome 5, ASM2569848v2, whole genome shotgun sequence, a single genomic region encodes these proteins:
- the LOC108452279 gene encoding uncharacterized protein LOC108452279 encodes MAEELALDLEELRKLHSIAKRPRILSLISSEIRSLEKLRALKEDGNAAAPPPTASQIPTPISTSVKAPINPALNYVSVSSFSWDQDMDKVKIYVFLEGVEQEKIQTDVKPLSFDVKFHDVKGKNYRCAVPKLNKEIVPEKCKVVVKPTRVIITLFKASKGDWPDLYSKEDKLKPNLDKEQDPMAGIMDLMKNMYEEGDDEMKRTIAKAWTDARSGKAEDALKSYR; translated from the exons ATGGCAGAAGAATTGGCGCTGGATTTGGAGGAGCTAAGGAAACTTCATAGCATTGCAAAAAGGCCACGCATTCTATCTCTTATTTCCTCTGAGATTCGCAGCTTGGAAAAG TTGCGGGCATTGAAAGAAGATGGCAATGCGGCGGCTCCTCCTCCCACTGCTTCACAAATTCCTACTCCGATATCAACCTCAGTTAAAGCTCCAATTAACCCAGCATTGAATTATGTTTCAGTCTCATCGTTCAGCTGGGATCAGGATATGGATAAAGTCAAG ATATATGTCTTCCTAGAAGGAGTTGAGCAGGAAAAAATTCAGACAGACGTCAAGCCTTTGTCATTTGATGTTAAATTCCATGATGTCAAAGGAAAGAACTATCGATGTGCTGTTCCAAAATTGAATAAGGAAATTGTACCAGAGAAGTGCAAAGTGGTAGTTAAGCCTACAAGAGTCATCATCACACTGTTTAAAGCTTCTAAAGGGGATTGGCCCGATCTGTACTCCAAGGAAGATAAG CTGAAACCTAATTTGGATAAAGAGCAAGATCCCATGGCTGGaatcatggacttaatgaag AATATGTATGAGGAAGGGGATGATGAAATGAAGAGAACGATTGCGAAAGCGTGGACTGATGCCAGATCAGGCAAAGCAGAAGATGCTCTGAAGAGTTATCGATGA